In Paludibaculum fermentans, the genomic stretch CAAGGCCGGCGCGGGAAGTGCATCCTGCTTCGATTGCGCCTGAGCCGCGAACATCTCACGGACATCCGGCGATTCGAGATTGGAAATGGCGGGCACCGCCTGAGCGGCCGGCGCCGCAACAGGAGTTTGCTCGAGTGGCTGGGCCAGGGCCATGGGCACCCGGGCTTCGGCTTGTGTCAGAACCGGGGCGACGGACGGGATGCCCGCCACATCAGGCTGGGCGGCAAATTCGTGTGTCTTCGAGTGCGCGGCGGGCACCGCGATGGGCATCGGCGCCGGAGCTACGGAAACCTGGGCTGCGGCAGCGGGGGCAATTTCGGCGGCCGGCGCGGCTTCGACCGGGCGAACCGGCTCGACGGCGGCCTGTTTGGCGGGTTCGACTTCCTGGTGCTTACGGATGACGATATCCTGCGCCCAGCTTGCGACGGATTCTTCGCGGGGCGGAGGGGCGGATCTTTCTTCGGAGCGGCGGCCACCGCGGCGGCCGCGGGCGGAGCGTTCCGACTGGGCCCGCTCGAAGAGCTCCCGTGCGTCGGTGACCGGTGTAGCGAGGGGGGCAGGCGCGGCGGCAGGAGGTTGCTGCGCCCGGGCCGTGGTTTGGGCCACAGGCACCGGAGCGGCGGCCGGGCGGCCGACCAGAGCCCCTTGCACCTTGGCAACGACCTCAATCGTCTGCTGTTGAACCTTCTCGACAAGGTCGTCACGCTTGTCGCGCTCATCCTCGCGAACACGCATGACGATGTTGGCTTCCCGAAGTTGCTCATTACTGCCCTTCAGGAAATCACAGATCAGCGCGACGAAGGCGGCCCCGAGAATTACTACCAGGCTAACGAAAACCTGGATTTCAATTGCGCCCATGGAAATACCCTAAGCATGATTGTAGGGGTTGGCAGTAGGCGGGCAAATAGGACTAGGGACTCAAAAGGAGCTGGTACCTTAGCTCGGCTTAGGGGGAGCTTTCGTACTAGCTAGGTGGGTCGAAACACCTACATGCTCTAGGGCTTATCACCTAGAACCTCAAGCTTTCCCGATCTATTCACCAGCGAATTCCCTGCCCCGCAGGAGCAAGTCAATTCGCAGGATACGGGCGCCGGGACAAGCCGCCCGTGGAGGAAGAAGAGGGCCGTGCGGGCGGCGGAGTGACCTGAGGTCCACCTACCCGAGGCGGGGCGATACCCGCCAGTTCTTCATCCGAGAACTTGAGGCTGCGGTCGATGACCATCTCGATGGTTGAGCCGCGTTCGATGATCGCGTCCGGACCGCGCGTCATAAGGATACCGGCCAATCCGGCCGCTGCTCCGGCGGCCGCGCCGATGCCGGCGCCGGTACCCGTGCGGGTGGCGACTCCACCGATCATGGTGCCCCAACCGGCGGCTTCACCCACCTTGGTCGCGTCGGCGGCCTTTGAGCCATCGCCTTCCACTTTGCCTTCCGTACGGTCTACCTTACCCGGGTTCGAGCCATCCACGGTTCCGAGGGAGGCCCGGAAGTCTCGCGTGACTCCGTTCGGCAGGGTGAGCGAATCGAACCGTACATAAAGTTCGGCCCGGCCTTTCACCTTACCTGCCCGTTTCACCTGAGTGACAGTACCAGTGACATAGGAGCCGGGAGGGATGACGATACGCCCATCCGAGAGGATGGGGAAATTGGTCTGCAGGTAGACACGGTCGCCGACAGCGGCGGATTTAGTACTGATGCTATTGATCAACTGGAGCGGAATCTTGCTGCCGGCCGCGACGGTATAGACCTTCTGATCGCCCGCTGGCTGAGCGGTTTGCGCAGCCGGCCAGCCGGATTGCGCCGCCTGTTGGGCGAATAGGGCCAAGGCACAAAGGGGTAATGCAGACAGCTCGGATGTGCACGATGTGCTCCCTACTCATAGACTAACCCCAAGGCTGAGGTTTGGAATGTGTTTTTCCACACTGAAACCGCCTGAATCGATACGATCGACCAGCGCGCTCCAGCAAAGCGCCCGTGGACGCCGGGCTCACTTGATTGAACGTAAAGGTGGGACATCCGGTTGCGGCGGTGTGGGTTGCAGGCGCAAGCGGATTCCGGGCTCCGTGCCGGCTCCCGGAAGCTCAATTGATACCTCCGGATCGGGTCCAGATATAGCCGGCAGCACGACATTGACTTCATAAACACCTGGAAATCCAGGAGTTAATCCGACATACCCTAACCGCTCGACCGGCATCTCCAAGCCTCCGATCAGAAGGCGAAACCGGTCGAGACGTGCCAACGGAACCTCTTCGCGGGGCACCTGGCGGTAAGGCAGCACGGGCTCGGAATCGCCCAGGCCGGCAGCATAGAGAACCACGCGCTCGCCGGGGCGGGCCGGATGGGCGTCGTCAATCCACTGCATGGAATCCAGATGGCGCCCGAGCACGTAACCCGTCTCCATCAGGAACCAGGCGGGCGCGGCTGGCAGCAACTGGACCCGGATGGTGGGGCCGCTTAGGAAGTTGTAGGTGAGAACGATGCTGGCGGGTCCGGCCCGTAGTTCCGAAGGGACCAGGAATGTCACGACTTCGGGGGAGATGTATTCCACTGGGGCAAGCAAGCTGCCAACTCTCACCGTCACTCCCGTGCCCGAAAGCTGGTAGGGGAGGACGTTGCCCTGCAGGTCGCCGGCATCGCGAGCCCGGCTGTAGGGGGCCAGGTTTTTGCCGTAAATGGCAGCCAGCGTGTTGGGCGCGAGGCGGCCGCGTTCGCCGCTAGCCAGGTTAACGATGCTGTCCGCTGAGTAGGACGGCGCCTGCCTCTGCGTCTGATTCCAGGCTGTGGTGGCACACGCCAGGAAGGCCAGCGCCAGCCGTGTAAGGCGCATGGGCAATCGCCCCGGATTTTACGCCCATACTGATCACGCTGTCTATACCACCAGATTCCGGGCGGGGTATATATCTCAGACCAACGCCAAGGCCTTGCGGGTCATCGTAGCCACGGGCACGTTCTCAAGCTCCTCCATCTGGAACCAGCGGAAGCCCTTGGGCGCTTTGGCGGCGGAGGCACGATACACCTCGATGGTGTAGTCGTGGTGGGTTATGGAGTGCTTGAAGGAGCCAAGGCATTCGCCGCGCTCGGCCGCAGGCATATCGCGGGCGACCGGTAACTCCCAGAAACCGGCCAGTTTAGACTCAGTCGTCCCGCGCTGGCGCAGCAGGATGCTGCCGTTCTTCTCCACCAGGAAGAGCTCCATGGCGAGCTTGACCGGATCGCGCTTCTTCAGCTTGATGGGCAACTCGCCCTGGACGCCGGCGGCCCGCGCCTGGCACATTTCACGCCACGGGCAGAGCAGGCATTGCGGGCTGCGGGGCAGGCAGACGGTGGCGCCAAGCTCCATGATGGCCTGGTTGAAGTCGGCGGGCCGCTTGGGATCCAGCAGCCGCTGGGCGTGCTCCTTGAGCCGGACGCGAACCGACGAGTTCGAGATATCGCCCTTCTCCAGCGTCATGCGGGAGATCACTCGCATCACATTGCCGTCGAGAACCGCGTATGGCAGGGAAAAGCAGATGGAAGCGATGGCGGCCGCGGTGTAGTCTCCAACTCCGGGCAAGGTTCGGATCTCTTCGTAGGTCTCGGGAAAGCCGCCGGCCTCAGTGATCTGAATGGCGGCGCGCTGGAGATTGCGGGCGCGGGAGTAGTAACCCAACCCAGACCAGATGGCGAGGAATTCCTGCTCGGGCGCCTGCGCCAGGTCCTTCGGCTCCGGGTAACGCTCGAGGAAGCGCTGGTAGTAGGGGATGACTGCCGCGACGCGCGTCTGCTGCAGCATGATCTCGGAGACCATGATCTTCCACGGGTCGCGGGTGCGCCGCCACGGTAAATCGCGGCCGGCGGCGGTATACCAGTCGAGCAGAAGCTGATTGGCTTTGCGGGGCGGGGGAATGAGCATCCGATTGATACAATGGTAAGTCAGTGGACGAATTCCTGAGGATCCGCGGCGCGCGGGTTCACAATCTCAAAAACCTGAGCGTCGACCTGCCGCACAACAAGTTGACCGTGGTGACAGGTGTGTCCGGCTCCGGCAAGTCGTCGCTGGTGTTCGACACGATCTATGCGGAAGGCCAACGGCGCTACGTCGAAAGCCTGTCGGCATACGCCCGGCAGTTCCTCGACCGCATGGAGAAGCCGGATGTCGACGAGATCCAAGGCATCGCCCCACCCATTGCGATCCGCCAGAAGAACACGACGAGGAATCCGCGCTCGACGGTAGCGACCTCGACGGAAATCTACGACTTTGTGCGCCTGCTGTATGCGCGGACGGGCCTCACCTACTGCCCGACGTGCGGCCAACTGGTGGAGCGGGACACCGTGGATCCGGTGGCGCGTAAAATGCTCGCCCAGCCGGACGGCTCGCGCTGGTATGCCCTGTTCCCCGTCGTCATGTTTAAGCCGGGCGACGCGGCAGCGTTGCGCGACCACCTGTTCGACTTGAGGAAGCGCGGCTTCAACCGGCTGTTCCAGAACTCGACGGTTTATGAATTCTCGACGCCTGAATCCCTGCTGGACGTCGATTTCTCGAAGCCGGTGTGGGTCCTGGCCGACCGGTTGGTGGTGCGTCCGGACCAGAAGCAGCGCATCGTGGATACGGTGGAGATCTGCTACCGCGAGGCCGGTGAAGTCGTGTTCGAACAGGCCGGAGAGCCGGAACCGAAGCAGATTCGATTCAGCGAACGCTTCTCCTGCAAGACCTGCAACGTCGAGTTCCTCACGCCTGAGCCCTCGCTGTTCAGCTTCAACAACCCCTATGGCGCGTGTCCCAAGTGCCAGGGTTTCGGCAATACGATCGACTACGACCTGGACCTGGTGATTCCCGATCCTTCCCTGTCGATCGCCGACGGCGCCATCGATCCGTGGAACAAACCCCAGTATCAGTGGATGCGCGAGGAGTTCATCGGCAAGTCGCGCAACAAGGTGCGGGCCACGGTGCCCTATGTGGACCTGAAGCCGGCGGAGAAGAGCGTGGTGCTGGACGCAATCCGGCGCTTCTTCCTCGAGGTCGAGACCAAGAAGTACAAGGTCCATGTGCGCGTGTTTCTGAGCCGGTACCGGGGATACACACAATGTCCGGCGTGTGGTGGTTCGCGGCTGCGGCCCGAAGCGCTGAACGTGCGCGTGGGCGGCAAGACGATCGCGGAGATCGTGCGGTTGAATATCGCCGAGGCGAAGGACTTCTTCGACAATCTGGAGCAGGCTCCGGAACAGGCTGCGATTGCAGAGAAGGTGATGGTGGAGATCCGCCAGCGCCTGAAGTTCCTGAACGATGTCGGCCTGCAGTACCTGACGCTCGACCGGCTCTCGGCCACACTGTCCGGCGGCGAGGCACAGCGGATTCAATTGGCCACCTGCCTGGGTTCCCGGCTGGTGGGCGCGACCTATGTACTGGATGAGCCGTCGATCGGCCTGCACTCGCGGGATACGGAACGGCTGATCAGGATCCTGGAAGAGCTGCGGGACCTGGGCAATACCATCCTGGTGGTGGAGCACGACGCCGACGTGATGCGGGCAGCGGACCACGTTGTCGATATGGGTCCGGGCGCCGGAGAACTGGGCGGGCTGGTGACCTTCGAGGGCACCCTGGCCAAGATGCTCTCAGGCAGTAGCAAGAAAAGCGCGTCGCTGACGGCGAAGTACCTGAAGGGCGACCTGAGCACTTCGCTCAAGACCGAGCGCCGCCCCGTGGATCCCAAGCGGGTGCTGAAGTTCTACGGCTGCCGCGCAAACAATCTGCAGAACATCGACGTGGAAGTGCCCCTGGGCATGATGGCCGTGGTCACGGGCGTCTCGGGCTCCGGCAAATCGTCGCTGGTCCACGACGTGATCCACCGCACGCTGGAAACACGCTACCGGCGCGACCTGTCCAAAGAGGGCGCCAAGCAAGAAGACGAAGTACTGGCGCAGAAGGCGGAGAAGCAGACCTGCCGCAAGGTGGAGAATGCCGAACTGATCCGCGAGATGGTGCTGGTCGACCAGTCCCCCATCGGACGGACTCCGCGCTCAAATCCGGTGACCTACTGCAAGGCATTTGATGTGATCCGCGAGTTATTCGCGTCGACGCCCGAGGCGGACAGGCGCGGGTACACGGCTGGGCATTTCTCGTTCAACATTGCAGGCGGACGCTGCGAGACCTGCCAGGGCGACGGCACGGTCACCGTGGAGATGCAGTTCCTGGCGGACGTCGAGCTGATCTGCGAGGACTGCAAGGGCACACGCTACAAGTCGTCGGTATTGGATGTCCGGTACCGCGGCATGAACATCCACGAAGTATTGGGCATGACGATCCGCGAGGCGCTCGCGTTCTTTGCGGATCAGCCGAAGCTGGTGTCGCGCCTGAAGCCGCTGTCCGACGTGGGCTTGGGTTATCTGCGGCTGGGCCAGTCAGCAACCACTCTTTCGGGCGGCGAGGCGCAGCGCGTGAAACTGGCCTCCCACCTCACGCAGGCCGATTCGAAGGGCATGTTGTACCTCTTCGACGAACCGACCACCGGACTGCATTTCGACGACATCGCGAAGCTGTTGGATGCGTTCGAACGGCTGATCCACAACGGTGCGAGCCTGCTGATCATTGAACACAACCTGGAAGTGATCCGCCACGCGGACTGGGTGATCGATCTCGGACCCGAGGGCGGCTCCGGCGGCGGACGTATAGTGACGGCCGGGACGCCGGAGCAGGTGGCGCAGTGCGCGGAGTCCTACACGGGGCAGTTCCTGAAGACGCTGAAGTAGCAGGGGCCGGCCCGGCTGCGATTACTCGTTGCGCAGCGCGGTGGAGGGATCTGCACGAGCCGCTCCCAAAGCGGGCGTAAAGCTGGCCACCAAAGCCGCACAGATCACGAAGGCCAGGGCCCAGAACAAGGACAAGGGGTCGCCGAAGCTGACTCCATACAGCAGGCTGGCCATCGAACGGGCGGCAACCGGCGCACACAGCGCTCCAATCACGCCTCCGGCGAGAGCCTGCGCGAGCCCACCTTTCAGCACCAGCCAGAGAATGTCGCGGCGGGTGGCGCCCATGGCGACACGGATCCCAAACTCCCGGTGGCGCTGTTCGACGACGTAGGCGAGCAGCCCGTAGATACCGAAGACGGCGAGCATCACAGCAAGCAGGGCGAAGGCCTGCAGGAGCCAGTTGGCGAGATTGCGCTCAGCCAGGGCAGCGCGGGTGATGGTGGTCATCGCGCGCGGCTCGGCAACGGGCAGTTCGCGGTCGGACTCGTGCAGCGCCGCAACGGCCGGAGCCAGCAGCGACATGGGATCACCGGCGGTGCGGAGGACGCCATTCACTTCACCCATGGGCACCTGAGATAGCGGCAGCCAGAAACCGGGCTCGGCTTTCAGATCGGCCGGGTGGTCGAAATTGTCGGCCACGACGCCGACGAGAAGGCGGGGCTTGCCCCAGATCTCCAGGGTGCGGCCGACCGGATCCAAGCCGGGCATGTAGCGCCGCACCAGCGCCTCGTTCACGATGGTGACCAGCGGCCCGGCCGCGCTGTCCCGCTGATCGAAATAGCGTCCCGCGCGAAGCGGGATACGCAAAGCCTCGAAGTAGCCCGGAGAAGCCATCTGGTAGCGGCCCTGCGTGGAATCGCCAGGATGCTCCGCCACGCCCTGGATGGAGAAGCCGCTATTCTCGTCGTACCCGGACCAGGGAATGTTGGTCGCGAGCGCGGCAGCCTGGACACCGGGCAGCGTCCGCCAGCGGGCAAGGACTTCCTCGTAGAGCCGGGCTGCCTGCTCAGGCTTCTCGTATCCTGCGCGCGGCAGTTCCAACTGGAACGTGAGGACGCCATTGGGGTCGAAGCCGTTTTCACGAGCACTCAAGCGGAGGGAGCTCTGGACGAGCAGCGCCGCCGAGACACAGAGCACCGTGGCGAAGGCCACTTCGCCGGCGACGAGCACGGCTCGCAGGCGATGCGCGTCGCGGCCGGCGGAAGCTCCGCGGGACTCCTGCGTGAGACTGGCGGCGGGATCCACGCGCGACTGCCGCAGGGCCGGAGCCAGGCCTGCGAGCAGGCTGGTGAGCAAGGCACAACCGAGTGCGAAAAACCCGGCGGTCCAGGTGAGCTGGACTTCGTGGGCACGGGGAAAATCGGCTGGAATCAGGGCACGCCAACCGGGCGCAAGCGCCGCCGCAAGAGCGAGTCCCAAGGCTCCGCCCGCGAGCCCGAGGACCAGATTCTCGCAGAGGACTGAACGCACGATCCGCCAGGTTCCGGCACCGAGTGCGCGGCAGACCGCAATCTCCTTGCGTCGCGCCAGGCTGCGCGCGATGCAGAGCCCGGCTACATTCGCGCCGGCGATGAGCAGCACCAGGCCGCCGGCCGCGGCGATCAGCCAGACAGTCTGGCGAGACTGGCCGACGAGTTCGGTGGTGAGTGGCTCGACACGCAGGACGAGGTCCCGGTTGGGCCCGGGAAAATTGCGCGTCAGTTCACGCGCCATACCCAGAGCATCCTGGCGTGCCTGTTCGATGCTGACCCCAGCCTTCATGCGCCCGATGAGATTCGTGTAGTGGGAGCCCCGGTTACCGGGCCCGACGGGCAGCGGCCACCAGAGATCCACGGTCTCGCCCTGCAGCGGCGAGCGGTAGCTTCCGCCGACATGCTGGAAGCCCGGCGGCAGCACCCCAACCACAGTCCACGCCTCGCGGTTCAGTCGGATGGTTTTGCCGACGATGGCCGGATCCGACTGGAACCGCGTCTTCCAGAGCCGGTTGCCGAGAATGACAACGCGAGCCTTGTCCGCCCTGGAGTCGGCCGGTTCGAAGTTGCGGCC encodes the following:
- a CDS encoding ABC transporter permease, which codes for MRAVLQFFSKLRSVFGKEKLDQHLEDEIEFHLQMETEAGLRRGLELNEARRQARLKCGYESVASEEIRDQRLLGWLDGTFADLRQAVVALRRHRGFTAIALAALALSVGLNTLIFTMLDGVLLRPLPYPQPDRLVRVFESTPRNPKWPVSIGNFYDIRRLNQSFDSVALYTEDDLQLMHGDVPERLKSMRVSHDFFTTAGILPAMGRNFEPADSRADKARVVILGNRLWKTRFQSDPAIVGKTIRLNREAWTVVGVLPPGFQHVGGSYRSPLQGETVDLWWPLPVGPGNRGSHYTNLIGRMKAGVSIEQARQDALGMARELTRNFPGPNRDLVLRVEPLTTELVGQSRQTVWLIAAAGGLVLLIAGANVAGLCIARSLARRKEIAVCRALGAGTWRIVRSVLCENLVLGLAGGALGLALAAALAPGWRALIPADFPRAHEVQLTWTAGFFALGCALLTSLLAGLAPALRQSRVDPAASLTQESRGASAGRDAHRLRAVLVAGEVAFATVLCVSAALLVQSSLRLSARENGFDPNGVLTFQLELPRAGYEKPEQAARLYEEVLARWRTLPGVQAAALATNIPWSGYDENSGFSIQGVAEHPGDSTQGRYQMASPGYFEALRIPLRAGRYFDQRDSAAGPLVTIVNEALVRRYMPGLDPVGRTLEIWGKPRLLVGVVADNFDHPADLKAEPGFWLPLSQVPMGEVNGVLRTAGDPMSLLAPAVAALHESDRELPVAEPRAMTTITRAALAERNLANWLLQAFALLAVMLAVFGIYGLLAYVVEQRHREFGIRVAMGATRRDILWLVLKGGLAQALAGGVIGALCAPVAARSMASLLYGVSFGDPLSLFWALAFVICAALVASFTPALGAARADPSTALRNE
- the mutY gene encoding A/G-specific adenine glycosylase, which gives rise to MLIPPPRKANQLLLDWYTAAGRDLPWRRTRDPWKIMVSEIMLQQTRVAAVIPYYQRFLERYPEPKDLAQAPEQEFLAIWSGLGYYSRARNLQRAAIQITEAGGFPETYEEIRTLPGVGDYTAAAIASICFSLPYAVLDGNVMRVISRMTLEKGDISNSSVRVRLKEHAQRLLDPKRPADFNQAIMELGATVCLPRSPQCLLCPWREMCQARAAGVQGELPIKLKKRDPVKLAMELFLVEKNGSILLRQRGTTESKLAGFWELPVARDMPAAERGECLGSFKHSITHHDYTIEVYRASAAKAPKGFRWFQMEELENVPVATMTRKALALV
- the uvrA gene encoding excinuclease ABC subunit UvrA encodes the protein MDEFLRIRGARVHNLKNLSVDLPHNKLTVVTGVSGSGKSSLVFDTIYAEGQRRYVESLSAYARQFLDRMEKPDVDEIQGIAPPIAIRQKNTTRNPRSTVATSTEIYDFVRLLYARTGLTYCPTCGQLVERDTVDPVARKMLAQPDGSRWYALFPVVMFKPGDAAALRDHLFDLRKRGFNRLFQNSTVYEFSTPESLLDVDFSKPVWVLADRLVVRPDQKQRIVDTVEICYREAGEVVFEQAGEPEPKQIRFSERFSCKTCNVEFLTPEPSLFSFNNPYGACPKCQGFGNTIDYDLDLVIPDPSLSIADGAIDPWNKPQYQWMREEFIGKSRNKVRATVPYVDLKPAEKSVVLDAIRRFFLEVETKKYKVHVRVFLSRYRGYTQCPACGGSRLRPEALNVRVGGKTIAEIVRLNIAEAKDFFDNLEQAPEQAAIAEKVMVEIRQRLKFLNDVGLQYLTLDRLSATLSGGEAQRIQLATCLGSRLVGATYVLDEPSIGLHSRDTERLIRILEELRDLGNTILVVEHDADVMRAADHVVDMGPGAGELGGLVTFEGTLAKMLSGSSKKSASLTAKYLKGDLSTSLKTERRPVDPKRVLKFYGCRANNLQNIDVEVPLGMMAVVTGVSGSGKSSLVHDVIHRTLETRYRRDLSKEGAKQEDEVLAQKAEKQTCRKVENAELIREMVLVDQSPIGRTPRSNPVTYCKAFDVIRELFASTPEADRRGYTAGHFSFNIAGGRCETCQGDGTVTVEMQFLADVELICEDCKGTRYKSSVLDVRYRGMNIHEVLGMTIREALAFFADQPKLVSRLKPLSDVGLGYLRLGQSATTLSGGEAQRVKLASHLTQADSKGMLYLFDEPTTGLHFDDIAKLLDAFERLIHNGASLLIIEHNLEVIRHADWVIDLGPEGGSGGGRIVTAGTPEQVAQCAESYTGQFLKTLK